A single Thermogemmatispora onikobensis DNA region contains:
- the pgeF gene encoding peptidoglycan editing factor PgeF, protein MIEQQAAPTHGAPSSPVRYLQFEHLLQFPTLVHAIFTRHGGYSQPPCASLNVSFKEDQPEAAAANRLLALQALGLEAWPCATVWQIHSAEVALFEGAHWEDWLLDWPYRAVEVAGRQVVWTPRPRRKADAIMTAERNVVLAMSFADCLPLLFYDPQRQVIALAHAGWRGTARGIALTTVEALHRHFGSAPENLLVGIGPGIGACCYTVDEPVRDLFYGRREFAELPVRPDLRNLVAESAVFSLVPASQDSAAPSDEPQLRLDLWETNRRQLLLAGVRAEHIALAGLCTACHQADFFSYRAERGRTGRFPVLMALRSEGA, encoded by the coding sequence GTGATTGAGCAGCAAGCCGCACCCACACACGGCGCCCCATCTAGTCCCGTCCGCTATTTGCAGTTTGAGCATCTGCTCCAGTTCCCAACTCTCGTCCATGCTATCTTTACTCGCCACGGAGGCTACAGTCAGCCTCCCTGCGCCAGTTTAAATGTCTCTTTTAAGGAAGATCAGCCGGAGGCTGCAGCGGCCAACCGCCTGCTCGCACTGCAGGCCCTTGGTCTGGAAGCCTGGCCCTGCGCCACGGTGTGGCAGATCCACAGCGCCGAGGTGGCCCTTTTTGAGGGCGCTCACTGGGAAGACTGGCTTCTGGACTGGCCTTATCGGGCCGTGGAGGTGGCTGGTCGCCAGGTGGTCTGGACCCCTCGCCCCCGTCGCAAGGCCGATGCCATTATGACAGCGGAGCGCAATGTGGTCCTGGCGATGTCCTTCGCCGACTGCCTGCCGCTGCTCTTTTATGATCCCCAGCGCCAGGTCATCGCCCTGGCGCATGCCGGCTGGCGCGGCACAGCACGCGGGATCGCCCTGACAACGGTTGAGGCCCTGCATCGGCATTTTGGCAGCGCTCCTGAGAATCTGCTGGTCGGTATCGGACCAGGCATCGGCGCCTGTTGCTACACGGTAGATGAGCCGGTGCGCGATCTGTTCTATGGCCGACGCGAGTTTGCTGAGCTGCCTGTCCGCCCAGACCTGCGTAACCTGGTAGCCGAATCTGCCGTATTCTCTCTGGTACCTGCCTCCCAGGACTCAGCGGCTCCGTCTGATGAGCCACAGCTCCGTCTGGATCTGTGGGAGACGAACCGGCGGCAGCTCTTGCTGGCCGGGGTGAGGGCTGAGCATATTGCGCTCGCTGGTCTCTGTACGGCCTGCCACCAGGCGGACTTCTTTTCGTATCGCGCTGAGCGGGGACGCACGGGCCGCTTCCCGGTGCTGATGGCGCTGCGGTCCGAAGGGGCCTGA
- a CDS encoding YggS family pyridoxal phosphate-dependent enzyme — protein MMTESYAYGTEEQLQERLATNLARVRNRIAEAAARGGRHPEEITLVAVSKTFPVEFVKIAYNLGVTDFGENRVQEALPKIAAFHPPTLRWHMIGRLQSNKAKKVAEAFDWVESIESWHSAQVLNRHAASLGRRIPILLEVNVAGESSKGGVGPDELPEFARQVAALPQLEVQGLMTVAPLVSDAEEVRPVFRTLRQLRERLRTLLPQCPWQHLSMGMTDDYWVAIEEGATIVRIGRAIFGERPRQ, from the coding sequence ATGATGACAGAGTCGTATGCCTATGGCACGGAAGAGCAGTTACAAGAACGGCTGGCGACTAATCTGGCGCGAGTACGCAACAGGATAGCCGAGGCCGCTGCACGAGGAGGCCGCCACCCGGAGGAGATCACGCTCGTGGCGGTCTCCAAGACGTTTCCTGTCGAATTTGTGAAGATAGCGTATAATCTTGGCGTGACCGATTTCGGCGAGAACCGGGTGCAGGAAGCCTTGCCGAAAATCGCTGCTTTCCACCCCCCTACGCTACGCTGGCACATGATTGGTCGCCTGCAAAGCAATAAGGCGAAGAAGGTGGCCGAGGCCTTCGATTGGGTGGAAAGTATCGAGAGCTGGCATAGCGCTCAGGTCCTCAATCGCCATGCCGCCAGCCTGGGGCGGCGCATCCCCATCCTGCTGGAGGTGAATGTGGCCGGCGAGAGCAGTAAGGGCGGCGTCGGCCCGGATGAGCTGCCCGAGTTCGCCCGCCAGGTGGCCGCTCTCCCTCAGCTGGAAGTCCAGGGCCTGATGACGGTGGCTCCCCTGGTGAGCGATGCCGAAGAGGTGCGCCCTGTTTTTCGAACCTTGCGTCAGCTACGCGAACGTCTGCGCACGCTGCTGCCGCAGTGCCCCTGGCAGCACCTTTCTATGGGCATGACCGATGACTACTGGGTCGCAATCGAGGAAGGCGCCACTATCGTGCGCATCGGGCGGGCGATTTTCGGCGAGCGCCCGCGACAGTGA
- a CDS encoding DUF6391 domain-containing protein — MKPGDFLFSRRMRQNHALEHATVTILSRMVPDLRVSARATTDGFLMFGSDVDLEVLRHAAEEALQRLQAGEAELAIHPNCGTNLAVGISLVTIGTMLGFASSRTRTRVTSTVLSSLAGLLAARPLGELVQKYVTTLPDLRGVRVTEIRRRKIFGFQVIEVRTAQE; from the coding sequence ATGAAACCTGGTGATTTTCTTTTCAGCCGCCGCATGCGGCAGAACCACGCGCTGGAGCACGCGACGGTCACCATCCTGAGCCGCATGGTGCCCGATCTGCGCGTCTCCGCTCGCGCGACAACCGATGGCTTTTTGATGTTCGGCAGCGACGTTGATTTGGAGGTCTTGCGCCACGCTGCGGAGGAGGCTCTCCAGCGCCTTCAGGCCGGCGAGGCCGAGCTGGCGATTCACCCCAACTGCGGCACCAATCTGGCCGTGGGGATCTCGCTGGTGACCATCGGCACCATGCTGGGCTTTGCTTCTTCGCGGACACGTACACGGGTCACTTCGACGGTCCTTTCTTCTCTGGCCGGGCTGCTGGCAGCGCGCCCCCTGGGGGAGCTGGTCCAGAAATATGTGACCACTTTGCCGGACCTGCGCGGCGTGCGCGTGACCGAGATCAGGCGCCGGAAGATCTTCGGCTTTCAGGTGATTGAGGTCCGTACTGCTCAGGAGTGA
- a CDS encoding YggT family protein, which produces MFGLPIPILHWIVQYGIGLILFTLVLRAIASWFGLDERYGFFRFLASYTDPFIKPVRRLVPPIMFIDVSFMITMFLLYTLMVLLLQALPPTW; this is translated from the coding sequence ATGTTTGGTCTGCCGATCCCAATCCTTCATTGGATTGTTCAGTATGGCATTGGCCTGATCCTTTTTACGCTGGTCTTGCGGGCCATCGCTTCGTGGTTCGGCCTGGATGAGCGCTATGGCTTTTTCCGCTTCCTTGCGAGTTACACCGATCCGTTCATCAAGCCAGTGCGCCGGCTGGTGCCGCCGATCATGTTCATCGATGTCTCGTTCATGATCACCATGTTCCTGCTGTATACCCTGATGGTGCTGCTGCTCCAGGCATTACCTCCAACATGGTAG